The Marinitoga sp. 1197 genome contains the following window.
TAATTAAAAATAAATAAGAAAATCCCACATACTCCAGAAAAAAACGAAATAATTAAAAAAATATTTTTCATTGTTTTGTATATGCCTCCATAACTTTAATATTTTCGTAGCTGAAATTATCTAAAACCCTTGTTAAACCATCTTTGGAACACGAAGTTAAAATTATTTTAATTTCTTTTTTGTTTTTATCTATAAAAAGAAAATCGGTATCTCGAATGAATTTTTTAAATAAATTTATTGAATTAATATTATTGTATTTTACAATTACTACAGAATAAGGAATTCCAAATCTTTTTCTTCTTTCTTCAATTTTTTCCAAAATATTGCTAAATTTTTCAGATGTGAGAAAATCTGGGTTTTGATTTTCAGATAATTTTGATGAAGCCAGCAATAAAGTGCTTAACCAATCCGCCAGAATTTTTAGATATATTTCTGTATTTTTATTTATTTTTTCCGGATCTATTATTTCTATAATAATAAAACCAAGTATTTCTTTTCCATGCTTTACACTAACGGCCATAGCAGGTTCATATTCAAAATTATATTCTACTTCTGTCAAATATAAAACATTTGCATTTGCACTTCCAAACTCCATAGCCATGCTTATTACAACAGATTTATCTACTGGAAGAGAATTTGGTAAAAATTGCGGACCTTTTCTAACCTTCATGCGTAGAAAATTATTTTTACTTAAAGTATAAATAGAAACGGTTTTTGCATAGATAAATTCTGAAATTAAATCAATGGCTTCATTAAATATATCTTCTGAATTATTATATTCAATATCTTTTAATTTCTCTACCAGTAAAGAAACTCCCTGTTTTTCCAGAACAAGTTTGTGTTCAAGATCATCAGTTATATTTTTATATTTTCGTATATCTTCTTCTAATGATTTTACTTTTTCTTTTAATAAGTTTATTTGTTCATTTTGATAATTTATTTTTTGAATATACATATCTCTGAAAAAGCCGATTATAAAGCCAAACAAAAAAATATAAAGGGGATTTTTTAAAACAGTCCAGGAAATAATAAATTTAAAAAAGTCATTTCTGGCATTAAAGAAAATTGATAAAAAGATATAAAAAGTACTGATGCTTCCAGATAATAAAGAGAAATTGATACCATATCGAATAGCTATAAGAATTGAAAAAATAAAATATGGATTAGGATCTACAAAAATATATCCAAAAAATTTATTAGTTATATCTAAAATAAATAATAATGTTAGAATCAGAGCAATTTCTAAAAAAGCAAAAATATTTTTTTTGTTCATTATTAATCCTCCAATATACCATGTTTTGATTTTATTGAATATAGATTTACATAACGAACTAAGTTTTTTTCTAAATTATAGTTAATATTTAGAAATTTCATTCCATAAATTTTCTCTCCATATATATTTTCCCCAATTAATCGTACAACACGTGTATTTATATTTTTCAATATCAAACTTTTATGTATATCTAGTTGTTTTATTATGTATTCTTTTTCAGTGTTTAAATAATGTTTTGAAACTATTTTCATTCCACCAGCACTAAAATCTCTTGTTTCAAATGGAATATTTTTATTATCTTCATTATCGAGTAATAAACCTTCTCTAATTATAGGAATTCTATAAAAAAGTCTTTTTTGAATTTTAAAACCTGTTAATGGCAAATATACAAAAATGTTATCCAATTCTTTTTTTAAAACCTTGGATTTTATGATAATATTTGATGAATTTTCATATATTCTGATATTTAACTTCTCCCCGTTATATAATTTTATTTTTGAATTTTTGTATATTGGAGGTAAAATTTGAGCATATTTTGATAAGAAATTTAATGATATTATTCTACTATTCCCAATAATATGTTGGGTTGGTAGTTCAATATCAATTAAGTCACCGGTGGCAAGAACTTTTTTTAATTTTATTTTTTCTATAAAAATGCTTTCATTATATTTCATGTTTTTTCTCCTTTTATTAATTCTTATATTTATATATATTATATCATATTAGAGTGTCCAATTAGTAAAGCAAGCGAAAACTCGCAAATTGTCATTTCATTTTAGACTTTTTTAAATATCATTAAATAGGCATTCTTCAATTCAATCACGCCTAAATATTTTTATAAAAATTTTTTTACAAGTAATAGAATAAATTAAAAAAATCGTCTGTAAACAACACAGACGATTTAAACTATTTTTATTTATAAATTTTTATCGA
Protein-coding sequences here:
- a CDS encoding PilZ domain-containing protein, with the translated sequence MKYNESIFIEKIKLKKVLATGDLIDIELPTQHIIGNSRIISLNFLSKYAQILPPIYKNSKIKLYNGEKLNIRIYENSSNIIIKSKVLKKELDNIFVYLPLTGFKIQKRLFYRIPIIREGLLLDNEDNKNIPFETRDFSAGGMKIVSKHYLNTEKEYIIKQLDIHKSLILKNINTRVVRLIGENIYGEKIYGMKFLNINYNLEKNLVRYVNLYSIKSKHGILED